The Streptomyces sp. NBC_00691 genome has a segment encoding these proteins:
- a CDS encoding NADH-quinone oxidoreductase subunit C, whose amino-acid sequence MSDETPNPEKDLSAQNLPGQRGEHGEEVRVQRGMFGADKGGDTSGYGGLVRSIRLPGPASRPYGGWFDEVADELEGALEEQGLLPGNAIEKTVVDRDELTFHIEREHLVRVARTLRDDPALRFELCTGVSGVHYPGDKGRELHAVYHLRSLTHGRLIRLETSAPDTDPHVPSLVAVYPTNDWHERETYDFFGIVFDGHPALTRIMMPDDWQGHPQRKDYPLGGIAIEYKGAQIPAPDQRRSYS is encoded by the coding sequence GTGAGCGACGAGACACCCAATCCCGAGAAGGACCTCAGCGCGCAGAACCTGCCGGGGCAGCGGGGGGAGCACGGCGAGGAGGTCCGCGTCCAGCGCGGCATGTTCGGCGCCGACAAGGGCGGCGACACCTCCGGCTACGGCGGACTCGTCCGCTCGATCCGGCTCCCCGGACCGGCCTCCCGCCCCTACGGCGGCTGGTTCGACGAGGTGGCCGACGAACTCGAGGGCGCACTGGAGGAGCAGGGCCTGCTCCCCGGGAACGCCATCGAGAAGACGGTCGTCGACCGGGACGAGCTCACCTTCCACATCGAGCGGGAGCACCTCGTCCGCGTGGCCCGGACCCTCCGCGACGACCCGGCGCTCCGCTTCGAGCTGTGCACCGGCGTCTCGGGCGTCCACTACCCGGGCGACAAGGGCCGCGAGCTGCACGCCGTCTACCACCTGCGCTCGCTCACCCACGGCCGGCTGATCCGGCTGGAGACGTCCGCGCCGGACACCGACCCGCACGTGCCGTCGCTCGTCGCGGTCTACCCGACGAACGACTGGCACGAGCGCGAGACGTACGACTTCTTCGGCATCGTCTTCGACGGCCACCCCGCCCTCACCCGGATCATGATGCCGGACGACTGGCAGGGCCACCCGCAGCGCAAGGACTACCCCCTCGGTGGCATCGCCATCGAGTACAAGGGCGCCCAGATCCCGGCTCCGGACCAGCGGAGGTCGTACTCGTGA
- a CDS encoding NADH-quinone oxidoreductase subunit D → MSTSHASPRETTEGAVYTVTGGDWEEVVQSAAKADDERIIVNMGPQHPSTHGVLRLILEIDGETVTEARCGIGYLHTGIEKNLEYRTWTQGTTFVTRMDYLTSFYNETAYCLGVEKLLGITDQIPDRASVIRVLLMELNRLSSHLVCIATGGMELGATTIMIYGFRDREMILDLYELITGLRMNHAFIRPGGLAQDLPPGAVDAVREFVKTMKKNLPEYDKLATGNPIFKARMQDVGYLDLTGCMALGATGPILRSAGLPHDLRKTDPYCGYENYEFEVPTADTCDSYGRFLVRLEEMRQSLRIVEQCLDRLEPGDVMVGDKKIAWPAQLALGADGLGNSMDHIAKIMGTSMEALIHHFKLVTEGFRVPAGQAYAAVESPKGELGVHVVSDGGTRPFRVHFRDPSFTNLQAMAAMCEGGQVADVIVAVASIDPVMGGVDR, encoded by the coding sequence GTGAGCACTTCCCACGCGTCTCCTCGCGAGACGACAGAAGGCGCCGTCTACACGGTGACCGGCGGCGACTGGGAAGAGGTCGTTCAGTCCGCCGCGAAGGCCGACGACGAGCGCATCATCGTCAACATGGGCCCCCAGCACCCGTCCACCCACGGTGTGCTCCGGCTCATCCTGGAGATCGACGGCGAGACCGTCACCGAGGCCCGCTGCGGCATCGGCTACCTCCACACCGGCATCGAGAAGAACCTCGAGTACCGGACCTGGACGCAGGGCACCACCTTCGTCACGCGCATGGACTACCTCACCTCGTTCTACAACGAGACGGCGTACTGCCTGGGCGTCGAGAAGCTGCTCGGCATCACCGACCAGATCCCGGACCGGGCGAGCGTCATCCGCGTCCTGCTGATGGAGCTCAACCGGCTCTCCTCCCACCTGGTGTGCATCGCCACCGGAGGCATGGAGCTCGGCGCCACCACGATCATGATCTACGGCTTCCGGGACCGCGAGATGATCCTGGACCTGTACGAGCTGATCACCGGCCTGCGTATGAACCACGCGTTCATCCGCCCCGGCGGCCTCGCCCAGGACCTCCCGCCCGGCGCCGTCGACGCCGTGCGCGAGTTCGTGAAGACCATGAAGAAGAACCTGCCGGAGTACGACAAGCTCGCCACCGGCAACCCCATCTTCAAGGCCCGCATGCAGGACGTCGGCTACCTCGACCTCACCGGCTGCATGGCGCTCGGCGCCACCGGACCGATCCTGCGCTCGGCGGGCCTCCCGCACGACCTGCGCAAGACCGACCCGTACTGCGGCTACGAGAACTACGAGTTCGAGGTCCCCACCGCCGACACGTGCGACTCCTACGGACGCTTCCTCGTCCGCCTGGAGGAGATGCGGCAGTCCCTCCGGATCGTCGAGCAGTGCCTCGACCGGCTGGAGCCGGGCGACGTCATGGTCGGCGACAAGAAGATCGCCTGGCCCGCGCAGCTCGCGCTCGGCGCCGACGGCCTCGGCAACTCGATGGACCATATCGCGAAGATCATGGGCACCTCCATGGAGGCCCTGATCCACCACTTCAAGCTGGTCACCGAGGGCTTCCGGGTCCCGGCCGGGCAGGCGTACGCGGCCGTCGAGTCGCCCAAGGGCGAGCTCGGCGTGCACGTCGTCTCCGACGGCGGCACCCGCCCCTTCCGGGTCCACTTCCGCGACCCGTCCTTCACCAACCTCCAGGCCATGGCCGCGATGTGCGAGGGCGGCCAGGTCGCCGACGTCATCGTCGCCGTCGCCTCCATCGACCCCGTGATGGGAGGCGTCGACCGATGA
- the nuoE gene encoding NADH-quinone oxidoreductase subunit NuoE, which yields MTDQISLGMPQLPAPAYPAEVHARLTEDARAIIDRYPDSRSALLPMLHLVQAEEGHVTRTGMAFCAETLGLTTAEVTAVATFYTMYRRKPSGDYQVGVCTNTLCAVMGGDAIFEELKEHLAVGNNETTDDGKITLEHIECNAACDFAPVVMVNWEFFDNQTPESAKAMVDDLRAGRTVEPTRGAPLCTFKETARILAGFPDERPGAVEATGGAGPASLVGLRLAKGEQPHHRIVHPRGETSGQEGE from the coding sequence ATGACCGACCAGATCAGTCTGGGCATGCCCCAGCTCCCCGCCCCCGCGTACCCGGCGGAGGTCCACGCCCGCCTGACCGAGGACGCGCGGGCGATCATCGACCGCTACCCGGACTCCCGCTCCGCGCTCCTGCCGATGCTGCACCTGGTGCAGGCGGAGGAGGGGCATGTCACCCGTACCGGCATGGCGTTCTGCGCCGAGACCCTCGGTCTGACCACCGCCGAGGTCACCGCCGTCGCCACCTTCTACACGATGTACCGGCGCAAGCCCTCCGGCGACTACCAGGTCGGCGTCTGCACGAACACGCTCTGCGCGGTCATGGGCGGCGACGCCATCTTCGAGGAGCTCAAGGAGCACCTCGCCGTCGGCAACAACGAGACCACCGACGACGGCAAGATCACGCTCGAGCACATCGAGTGCAACGCGGCCTGCGACTTCGCCCCCGTGGTGATGGTCAACTGGGAGTTCTTCGACAACCAGACCCCCGAGTCCGCCAAGGCGATGGTGGACGACCTGCGGGCCGGCCGGACCGTCGAACCCACCCGCGGCGCCCCGCTCTGCACCTTCAAGGAGACGGCCCGCATCCTCGCCGGCTTCCCCGACGAGCGTCCCGGCGCCGTCGAGGCCACCGGCGGCGCGGGCCCCGCCTCGCTCGTGGGCCTCCGACTCGCCAAGGGCGAGCAGCCGCACCACCGAATCGTCCACCCGCGCGGTGAGACCTCCGGTCAGGAGGGGGAGTGA